CGGCACGCGGACCTACCAGGACCGCCTCGACACCCTCGACAACGTGCGGGCGGCCGGCATCAACGTGTGCAGCGGCGGCATCGTCGGCATGGGCGAGACGCGCGCACACCGCGCCGGCCTCATCGCGCAGCTCGCCAACCTCGAGCCCTACCCCGAGTCGGTGCCCATCAACAACCTCGTTCCCATCCCGGGCACGCCGCTGGCCGACGTCGAGCCGATCGACCCCTTCGAGTTCGTGCGCACCATCGCCGTCGCCCGCATCACCATGCCGCGCACCTACGTGCGCCTGTCGGCCGGGCGCGAGCAGATGGACGATGCGCTGCAGGCGCTGTGCCTGATGGCGGGCGCCAATTCGATCTTCTACGGCGACCACCTGCTGACGACCTCCAACCCCCGTACCGGGCGCGACCGCAGCCTGCTCGAGCGCCTCGACATGCGCATCCAGGGCCAGGCCGACTGATGCTGGCCGAAGCCATCGCGCGGGCGCCGGGCGTGCCCGCCGCGGGGCCCGACGTAGCGCTCGACGATGCGTTCCTGCAGAACCCCTACCCCGTCTATCGCCAGTGGCGGGAGGCGGGGCCGCTGCACTGGAACGACGGTTTCTTCCAGGGCGCCTGGGTGCTCAGCCGGCACGAGGACGTCGAGCGCGTGCTGCGCGACCCGCGCTTCTCGTCGCAACGCACCGGCGGCTGGGTCAAGCGCATCGAGGGCGTGGATGCCGGCTACGCCGGGCGCCGCGCCCACGCGGGGCTGGACCGCTTCCAGCACCTGTTCGCGCGCGCGATGGTCTTCCTCGACGCCCCGGACCACACCCGCCTGCGCCGCGTGATGGGTGCGGGCTTCCATCCGTCGCTGGTCCGCGGCCTGGCCCCCCGGATCGAAGACCTGGTCGATGAGCTGCTCGACGGGCTCGACGGACCCGGCGCCGCCGCCGGCTTCGACTTCATCGAGACGGTGGCGCGCCCGCTGCCCTCGCGCGTGATCGGCCTAATGCTGGGCGTTGACCGGGCCGACGAGGCGCGCTTTGCCGCGTGGACGGATGACCTCGCCGCCTTCATCGGTGCCCTGCGCCCGGACGAGGCGCAGTTGCGCCGGGCGCAACGCAGCCTGCTCGAACTCGTGCGCTACTTCGAGGCCGTGCTGGCGCAGCGCCGCGGCGCGCCCGCCGACGACCTCGTCAGCCTGCTGCTGCGGGCGGAGGCCGAGGGCCTGATACGCGCCGACGGCGAGGTACTGGCGCAATGCGCCATGTTGCTGTTCGCCGGCCACGAGACCACCCGCAACCTGCTCGGCAACGGCCTGTACACACTGCTGCGCCATCCCGCGCAATGGGCCGCGATCCAGGCCGACCCGGACGCCCTGCCCGGCGCGGTGCGGGAGGTACTGCGCTTCGACAGCCCGGTGCAATATACCGGCCGACGCGTCGCCGCCGACCTCGACTGGCATGGCCACCGGCTGCGCCGGGGCGATCTCGTCATCGCGCTGATCGGCGCGGCCAACCGCGATCCCGCGCGCTACGCGGAGCCCGACCGCTTCGACATCAGCCGCCGTGAAGGCAGCCACCTCGCCTTCGGCAGCGGCCCGCATGTCTGCATCGGCGCCGGACTCTCGCTGCTGGAAGCGACGATCACGCTGCGCAAGGTGTCGCAGCGCTGGCCCACGCTACGCCTGTGCGATACGCAGCCGCGCTGGAACACGAATGCAGCGCTGCGCGGCCTGCAACGGCTCGACGTCGTCTCCGGTCACGCTGCAGGCTGAGCGGCGCGGGCTGCCCCTTGGACGCGCGGGCCGCCCTCGGTTAGCATGCGCGGCCCTTCCCGCCCCGCGGCCCGCCGCCGCCCGCCCCCATGCACGCTCCCGCCCGCGCCTGCGGCATCGACTTCGGCACCTCCAACTCCACCGTTGGCTGGCTGCGCCCCGATGCGAGCACCCTGCTCATGCTCGAGGACGACAAGCCGACACTGCCGTCCGCGGTGTTCTTCAACGCCGACGAGGACAGCACCCATTTCGGCCGCGACGCGCTGGCGCAGTACCTCGAGGGCTATGAAGGCCGGCTGATGCGCGCGCTGAAGAGCCTGCTCGGCTCCAGCCTCATCGACGGCCAGACCGAGGTCGGCGGGCGGGCGCTGCGCTTTCGCGACCTGCTGGCGAGCTTCATCGGCGAGCTCAAGCGCCGCGCAGAGCGGCAGGCCGGCCGCGCCTTCGACCAGGCGGTGTTCGGCCGCCCGGTGCACTTCGTCGACGACGACGCTGCCGCGGACGGCAAGGCGCAGGACACGCTGGAAGCCATCGCCCGCCAGGTCGGCTTTCGCGAGGTGAGCTTCCAGTTCGAGCCGATCGGCGCCGCGCTGCACTACGAGCGCTCGCTGGCCGCCGAGGAAGTCGTGCTGATCGCCGACATCGGCGGCGGCACGGCGGACTTCTCGCTGGTGCGCCTGTCGCCCGAGCGCGCACGCCGCGACGACCGTGCCGACGACCTGCTCGGCAACGCCGGCGTGCACATCGGCGGCACCGACTTCGACCGCGCGCTGAGCCTGGACTGCGTGATGCCGCTGCTGGGCTACCGCGGCCTGATGAAGAACGGCGCCCACATCCCGGCCAGCCTCTACTTCCAGCTCGCCACCTGGCACACCATCAACTTCGCCTACAGCCGCCAGGCCTGGGCCGACCTGCAGAACATCTACCGCGACGCTGCCGCCCGCACCGAGCTCGACCGCCTGGCGCGCCTCGTGAGCCAGCGCGAAGGCCACTGGCTGGCGTTGCAGGTGGAGCAGGCCAAGATCGACCTGTCGACCGCGCCGGCAGCCCGTATGGACCTCGACCGGCTGGAAGACGGCCTGCAGCACACCATCACCACGGCCGACTTCGTCGCCGCCACCGCCACGCTGGTCGAGCGCGTCGGCGAATGCGTGGGCCAGCTGCTGCGGGACGCCGGCCTGCGCCGCGACCAGGTCGACACCGTGTACTTCACCGGCGGCGCCAGCGGCGTCGCCCAGCTGCGCGCACGCATCGCCGCCGAACTGCCTGCGGCCCGCTGCGTGGAAGGCGACCTCTACGGCAGCATCGGCGCCGGCCTCGCGGTGGAAGCCGCGCGCCGCTACGGCTGACCGCCCCGCCCGTCCCTGTGGCGGGCCCTCGCCCGCTCTCCTCCTCGCCCGCTTTCCCCTCGGCCGCCGCTCCGCGTCGCCGCCCGCCTGCTCTACGGAGCGCTCCGCTCCAGCGTAGGCATCGCACGCTGGAGCATGTGGAGCAGCCCATGTAGCAGCGTCCGCGCGCGATTGCGGGCCTGCGGGCCGATGGCATGGTGCTTGCGCTGAGTGCTCCCAGGCCCGGACGCGCGCATCGCAGCCGGGCTCCCGACTGGCAACCGCGCCACATCACAAGAGGAGACCACCATGCACACCCCACTGCGCAGCGCACGCCGTCCGCGGCTGCTCGCCAGCTTCGCCGCCACGGCCTTCGCCCTCGCCGCGCTCAACGTCCAGGCCAAGGGCGTGACCGACGACGACATCGTCAACGACGCCACCATCACCACCCAGGTCGTCACCCACGGTCTCGGCACCAAGGGGCAGCGCTACAGCCCGCTCGACCAGGTCAACACCGAGACGGTGAAGAACCTCGTGCCCGTCTGGTCCTTTTCCTTCGGCGGCGAGAAGCAGCGCGGCCAGCAGTCGCAGCCGCTGATCCACGACGGCAAGATGTACGTCACCGCGTCCTACAGCCGCATCTTCGCGCTCGACGCCACGACCGGGCAGAAGCTGTGGAAGTACGAGCACCGCCTGCCCGACGGCATCATGCCCTGCTGCGACGTGATCAACCGCGGCGCCGCGCTGTACGACGACCTGGTGATCTTCGGCACGCTCGACGCCCAGCTCGTCGCGCTGAACAAGGACACCGGCAAGGTCGTGTGGCGGCAGAAGATCGAGGACTACAAGGCGGGCTACTCCTTCACCGCCGCGCCGCAGATCGTCAAGGGCATGGTCATCACCGGCAACTCGGGCGGCGAGTTCGGCATCGTCGGCCGCGTCGATGCGCGCGACGCGAAGACCGGCAAGCTGATCTGGAGCCGCCCGACCGTCGAAGGCCACATGGGCTACACCTACGACGCCGAAGGCAAGCCGGTGGACAACGGCATCTCCGGCACCACCAACGCCACCTGGCCCGGCGACCTGTGGAAGACCGGCGGCGCGGCGCCCTGGCAGGCCGCCTACTACGACCCCGACGTCGACCTGATCTACATCGGCACCGGCAACCCTGCGCCGTGGAACAGCTGGCTGCGCCCGGGCGACAACCTGTACTCGTCATCCACGATCGCGATCGACCCCGACACCGGCAAGATCGTGTGGCACTACCAGAGCACGCCGCACGACGGCTGGGACTTCGACGGCGTCAACGAATTCATCTCCTTCGAGTACAACGACCCCGCCACCGGCAAGCTGGTGAAGGCCGGCGGCAAGGCCGACCGCAACGGCTTCTTCTTCGTCAATGACCGCACCGACGGCAAGCTGCTCAACGCCTTCCCCTTCGTGAACCGCATCGACTGGGCCAAGGGCATCGACCTCAAGACCGGGCGTCCGATCTACGACGAGGAGAAACGGCCCGGCAATCCCTTCGTCGAAGGCGTGGGCGAGGACAAGAAGGGCAAGGTGGTGTTCAACGCACCCTCCTTCCTCGGCGGCAAGAACCAGATGCCGATGGCCTTCAGCCCGAAGACCGGCTATTTCTACGTGCCCGCCAACGAATGGGGCATGGACATCTGGAACGAGCCCATCTCGTACAAGCGCGGCGCGGCCTACCTCGGCGCGGGCTTCACCATCAAGCCGCTGCACGAGGACTTCATCGGCGCGATGCGTGCGGTGGACCCGGTGAGCGGCAAGATCGTGTGGGAGGTGAAGAACAACGCGCCGCTGTGGGGTGGCGTGATGACCACCGGTGGCGACCTGGTGTTCTATGGCACGCCCGAGGGCTACCTGAAGGCGATCGACGCCCACAACGGCAAGGAGCTGTGGCAGTTCCAGACCGGTTCGGGCGTGATCGCGCCGCCGGTGACCTGGGAGCAGGACGGCGAGCAGTACGTCGCCGTCGTCTCGGGCTGGGGCGGCGCCGTGCCGCTGTGGGGCGGCGACGTGGCCAAGCGGGTGAACATGCTCGAGCAGGGGGGCTCCGTCTGGGTGTTCAAGCTGCACAAGTCCTGAGCCTGCCGGCCGGGCCACGCCCGCGCGCGGCCCGGCGCCATTTCTTCCACGTAGGAGTCCCCGCAATGAAGACCCGCATCCTCAACGGCGCACTCGCCGCCGCGCTCGCTGTAACGGTCGCCGGCAGCGCGCTGGCCGCCGACCGCGGCACGCCGGCCGAAGCCCGCGCCATGTTCGACCAGGCCGTGCAGTACATGGAGGCCAACGGCGCCGAACGCGCCTTCGCCGCCTTCAACAACCAGAAAGGCCAGTTCGTCCGCAAGGACCTGTACGTGTTCGTGATCGACGACCAGGGCGTCTACCACGCCAGCGGCGCGGCGCCCGAGGCCCTGGTCGGCCTGAAGGTGCTCGACACCACCGACGCCGCCGGCACGCCGCTGTTCCGCGAGATGATCGACGCCACGCGCAAGGCGCCCGAAGCCACGGTGCGCTACGTATGGCTGAACCGGACCACCAACAAGGTCGAGCCCAAGGCGAGCTACGTGCGCAAGATCGGCGACTACGTGCTCGGCGTGGGCCATTACCTCGAATGAGGCCCGCCGTCCCCGCGCGGCGGACCGTGTGCGCCGCGCTCGGCCTCGCCTGCGCGGCGGCACTGCCGTTGGTTGCCGCGGGGCGGGTACTCGCCGCCGCGCCGGCACCGCAGCCCGGCGCGGACCCGCTCGACTCCTCGCGCTGGGACGACATGCGGCGCGCCTTCCTCGCCGACGCGCCGGTGGTGTTCGACGACCGCATCGCGGTCACCGCGCCGTTCAGCGCCGAAGACCCGCTCAACGTGCCGGTGGCCATCGACGCCACCGCGCTGGGTGCGGTGCGCGAAGTGCTGGTGTTCGCCGACTTCAACCCCATCGTCAAGGCTCTGCGGGTGGAACCGCTGGCCGCGCCGGCCGCCTTCGGCCTGCGCCTGAAGCTGCAGCAGTCGAGCCCGGTACGTGCCGCCGCGCGCACCGCCGATGGCACCTGGCACCTCGGCGGCGCCTGGGTGCGCACCAGCGGCGGCGGCTGCACCCTGCCTTCGCTCGGTTCGGGCTCGGCCGAATGGCAGCAGCGCCTCAACGAGGTCGGCGCCCGCCTGTGGCCGGGCGTGGGCCATGGCGACCGCCTGCGGCTGCGCATCGTGCACCCGATGGACACCGGGCTCGCGCCGGGCATCCCGGCTTTCCACATCGAGACGCTCGAGATCGCCGATGGCGCCGGCCGCGTGCTGGTGCGCGCGGAAGCCTTCGAACCGGTGTCGGAAAACCCCGTGTTCAGCTTCGACCTGCCGGCGGGGATCGGCACGGCCGGCCCGCTGCGC
This genomic window from Thauera humireducens contains:
- a CDS encoding cytochrome P450, which encodes MLAEAIARAPGVPAAGPDVALDDAFLQNPYPVYRQWREAGPLHWNDGFFQGAWVLSRHEDVERVLRDPRFSSQRTGGWVKRIEGVDAGYAGRRAHAGLDRFQHLFARAMVFLDAPDHTRLRRVMGAGFHPSLVRGLAPRIEDLVDELLDGLDGPGAAAGFDFIETVARPLPSRVIGLMLGVDRADEARFAAWTDDLAAFIGALRPDEAQLRRAQRSLLELVRYFEAVLAQRRGAPADDLVSLLLRAEAEGLIRADGEVLAQCAMLLFAGHETTRNLLGNGLYTLLRHPAQWAAIQADPDALPGAVREVLRFDSPVQYTGRRVAADLDWHGHRLRRGDLVIALIGAANRDPARYAEPDRFDISRREGSHLAFGSGPHVCIGAGLSLLEATITLRKVSQRWPTLRLCDTQPRWNTNAALRGLQRLDVVSGHAAG
- a CDS encoding Hsp70 family protein; the protein is MHAPARACGIDFGTSNSTVGWLRPDASTLLMLEDDKPTLPSAVFFNADEDSTHFGRDALAQYLEGYEGRLMRALKSLLGSSLIDGQTEVGGRALRFRDLLASFIGELKRRAERQAGRAFDQAVFGRPVHFVDDDAAADGKAQDTLEAIARQVGFREVSFQFEPIGAALHYERSLAAEEVVLIADIGGGTADFSLVRLSPERARRDDRADDLLGNAGVHIGGTDFDRALSLDCVMPLLGYRGLMKNGAHIPASLYFQLATWHTINFAYSRQAWADLQNIYRDAAARTELDRLARLVSQREGHWLALQVEQAKIDLSTAPAARMDLDRLEDGLQHTITTADFVAATATLVERVGECVGQLLRDAGLRRDQVDTVYFTGGASGVAQLRARIAAELPAARCVEGDLYGSIGAGLAVEAARRYG
- a CDS encoding methanol/ethanol family PQQ-dependent dehydrogenase, which produces MHTPLRSARRPRLLASFAATAFALAALNVQAKGVTDDDIVNDATITTQVVTHGLGTKGQRYSPLDQVNTETVKNLVPVWSFSFGGEKQRGQQSQPLIHDGKMYVTASYSRIFALDATTGQKLWKYEHRLPDGIMPCCDVINRGAALYDDLVIFGTLDAQLVALNKDTGKVVWRQKIEDYKAGYSFTAAPQIVKGMVITGNSGGEFGIVGRVDARDAKTGKLIWSRPTVEGHMGYTYDAEGKPVDNGISGTTNATWPGDLWKTGGAAPWQAAYYDPDVDLIYIGTGNPAPWNSWLRPGDNLYSSSTIAIDPDTGKIVWHYQSTPHDGWDFDGVNEFISFEYNDPATGKLVKAGGKADRNGFFFVNDRTDGKLLNAFPFVNRIDWAKGIDLKTGRPIYDEEKRPGNPFVEGVGEDKKGKVVFNAPSFLGGKNQMPMAFSPKTGYFYVPANEWGMDIWNEPISYKRGAAYLGAGFTIKPLHEDFIGAMRAVDPVSGKIVWEVKNNAPLWGGVMTTGGDLVFYGTPEGYLKAIDAHNGKELWQFQTGSGVIAPPVTWEQDGEQYVAVVSGWGGAVPLWGGDVAKRVNMLEQGGSVWVFKLHKS
- a CDS encoding cache domain-containing protein gives rise to the protein MKTRILNGALAAALAVTVAGSALAADRGTPAEARAMFDQAVQYMEANGAERAFAAFNNQKGQFVRKDLYVFVIDDQGVYHASGAAPEALVGLKVLDTTDAAGTPLFREMIDATRKAPEATVRYVWLNRTTNKVEPKASYVRKIGDYVLGVGHYLE
- a CDS encoding quinoprotein dehydrogenase-associated SoxYZ-like carrier, with the protein product MRPAVPARRTVCAALGLACAAALPLVAAGRVLAAAPAPQPGADPLDSSRWDDMRRAFLADAPVVFDDRIAVTAPFSAEDPLNVPVAIDATALGAVREVLVFADFNPIVKALRVEPLAAPAAFGLRLKLQQSSPVRAAARTADGTWHLGGAWVRTSGGGCTLPSLGSGSAEWQQRLNEVGARLWPGVGHGDRLRLRIVHPMDTGLAPGIPAFHIETLEIADGAGRVLVRAEAFEPVSENPVFSFDLPAGIGTAGPLRIRGRDNNGNLIDAEVRP